The Acidianus manzaensis genome has a window encoding:
- a CDS encoding MFS transporter, whose protein sequence is MVSIATSWVTIPKILESLLLAWAPLWLIIGIIFSGPLSDKLGRKKMFYVTMSLYAVGAVGIVFSYTYYLVLFFLAMLLFAAGGEMNTILVLNHEIMPSKHRSKTMFFEINFINFGGLLLAAVALLTVYSSVTFQRVMIGVTALIILGLLAYVRSRIPESIRWLAKKGELEKAESEMNKLVKDVEIKDDPPIEKVILPSIPLTFIVLVLLAAANTIGYGLMTYVLGPYFFPSLIAMILLVANLSEFLTGLGISPFADKLSRKLLILISFAGTVFSTFLIYLLIPYWTKDLILFWILLVVLNVFTGITYLTTDTMKGEVWPTIKRGTYTALVRFVAIGSYIPTIFLTASFTIYEYTMFNIFIWSLGLIAGIVWYLKGVETGKGRDLSEFSD, encoded by the coding sequence TTGGTATCTATAGCAACTAGTTGGGTAACTATACCTAAAATTCTTGAGAGTCTCCTTTTAGCCTGGGCTCCTCTATGGTTAATAATAGGTATTATTTTTTCAGGTCCTCTTTCCGATAAATTAGGAAGGAAAAAGATGTTTTACGTCACTATGAGCCTTTACGCTGTAGGTGCGGTAGGAATAGTTTTCTCTTATACTTATTATTTGGTACTTTTCTTCTTAGCAATGTTACTTTTTGCTGCTGGAGGAGAAATGAACACCATTTTAGTTCTTAATCATGAGATAATGCCTAGCAAACATAGGAGTAAAACTATGTTCTTTGAAATAAATTTCATAAACTTCGGTGGATTGCTTTTAGCTGCAGTAGCATTACTGACAGTTTATTCTAGCGTCACTTTCCAAAGAGTTATGATAGGCGTAACAGCATTAATAATTTTAGGGTTATTGGCTTATGTTAGAAGTAGAATTCCTGAGTCAATCAGATGGCTAGCTAAAAAAGGTGAACTTGAAAAGGCTGAAAGTGAAATGAATAAACTTGTTAAGGATGTTGAAATTAAAGATGATCCTCCTATTGAAAAAGTAATTCTTCCTTCTATTCCCCTTACATTTATAGTTTTAGTTTTGTTAGCAGCAGCTAATACTATAGGCTACGGACTAATGACATATGTTTTAGGTCCTTATTTCTTTCCTAGTCTGATTGCAATGATATTACTAGTAGCAAATTTGTCTGAATTCTTAACCGGACTAGGAATTTCGCCATTTGCTGATAAGCTTTCACGTAAACTTCTGATTCTGATTTCGTTTGCAGGAACTGTTTTCTCCACATTTTTAATTTATTTACTAATTCCTTACTGGACTAAAGATTTAATATTATTCTGGATATTGCTTGTTGTCCTTAATGTTTTTACTGGAATAACTTATTTGACTACTGATACTATGAAAGGAGAAGTTTGGCCAACAATTAAAAGAGGAACTTATACTGCTTTAGTTAGATTTGTAGCTATTGGTTCATATATACCTACAATATTCTTAACAGCTAGTTTTACCATTTACGAGTATACTATGTTTAATATCTTTATTTGGAGTTTAGGACTTATTGCTGGAATAGTATGGTATTTAAAAGGTGTTGAAACTGGCAAAGGAAGAGATTTAAGCGAATTCAGTGATTAA
- a CDS encoding APC family permease has product MSREDKIQNKENKKLFARESSGLVREISWTTAMFISMGFIAFYVLPVSFLSGLYVSPNGIPLLAAALSWIVLLPHSFLWTKISQTYQRTAADYVFASRALHPAIGVGVGLVFGISQMIFDAAIVYDGVGQLQVGFDALGYKYGQPYAGIAGFLSSPLNILLIGAVTFSIVILINIFLPKLTNHIMGAVTIIALASFLLTGVLMYTVSTSALSTAGYSYSAIVSASSKATPLFSNVGLATIGLMVFTASFLPFVNGATSVAGEVKGGSKAFSRGVLLALIVAGLLITFFIFTSLRLGSDFYIGAGVLGYSNVINPIFDVVLSSNSLPLDLFLIIGSYFWYIAIMFAVALFVSRYFMAVAFDKALPTVVSYVSERYHSPVVAHLIDEAITIGSLVAITITPLSTAFFYGMDTADAMALLFGFIIVIIASIVSSILKKGTELKGNNKLILGISVVDLIVMSTYAYYWFGYSTTYLGITMNPLTWSIIASPFIAGVIIYYVMREYRKRKEGVDISMTFKEIPPE; this is encoded by the coding sequence ATGTCTAGAGAAGATAAGATTCAAAATAAAGAGAACAAAAAGTTATTTGCAAGAGAATCTTCAGGTTTAGTTAGAGAAATAAGTTGGACAACTGCCATGTTTATATCAATGGGTTTTATAGCATTTTACGTATTACCAGTATCCTTTTTATCCGGGCTTTATGTATCTCCTAATGGTATACCTCTACTAGCTGCTGCACTAAGTTGGATAGTGCTATTACCTCATTCTTTTTTATGGACTAAAATTAGTCAAACTTATCAAAGAACTGCTGCCGATTATGTATTTGCTAGTAGAGCTTTACATCCTGCTATTGGTGTAGGTGTTGGCTTAGTTTTTGGAATTTCTCAGATGATTTTTGATGCTGCTATAGTTTACGATGGTGTTGGACAATTACAGGTTGGGTTTGACGCTTTAGGATATAAGTATGGTCAACCTTACGCTGGAATAGCCGGATTTCTAAGTTCTCCTTTAAATATTTTGCTAATTGGTGCAGTGACTTTTTCTATAGTTATTTTAATAAATATATTCTTACCTAAATTAACTAATCATATAATGGGAGCTGTAACGATAATAGCCTTAGCTAGTTTCTTATTAACTGGAGTTTTAATGTATACCGTATCTACTTCCGCTTTATCTACTGCTGGATATTCGTATTCTGCTATAGTTTCTGCTTCTTCTAAGGCAACTCCTTTATTTTCTAATGTTGGATTAGCGACTATAGGTTTAATGGTATTTACGGCTAGTTTTCTACCCTTCGTTAATGGTGCTACGTCTGTAGCTGGAGAAGTAAAGGGAGGTAGTAAGGCATTTAGTAGAGGTGTATTATTGGCTTTAATAGTTGCTGGGCTTCTGATAACGTTTTTCATCTTTACTAGCTTAAGATTAGGTAGTGATTTCTATATAGGTGCTGGAGTATTAGGATATTCTAATGTTATAAATCCTATATTTGATGTTGTATTATCTTCTAATAGTTTGCCATTAGATCTATTTCTAATTATAGGATCTTATTTCTGGTATATTGCAATAATGTTTGCAGTAGCTTTATTTGTTTCTAGATATTTTATGGCTGTTGCTTTTGATAAGGCTTTGCCTACAGTAGTTTCTTATGTTAGTGAAAGATATCATTCTCCGGTTGTAGCCCATTTAATTGATGAAGCAATAACTATAGGTAGTTTAGTTGCTATTACTATTACTCCATTAAGCACTGCATTTTTCTACGGTATGGATACTGCTGATGCTATGGCTTTACTATTTGGATTTATAATAGTTATAATAGCTTCTATTGTATCTTCCATTTTAAAGAAAGGAACTGAATTAAAAGGTAACAACAAATTAATTCTAGGAATTTCAGTAGTTGATCTAATAGTAATGAGCACTTACGCATATTATTGGTTTGGGTATTCTACTACTTATCTAGGAATAACTATGAATCCATTAACGTGGAGTATAATAGCATCTCCTTTCATAGCTGGCGTAATAATCTATTATGTTATGAGAGAGTACAGAAAAAGGAAGGAAGGAGTGGATATTTCTATGACTTTTAAAGAAATTCCTCCAGAATAA
- a CDS encoding arginine deiminase family protein, producing the protein MVLLEAEFSPLKKVVVSTPGKEKERLTPKNLNELQYAEIPDPVELKVEHDEFKEKLRNAGAEVLDVRELINNLSKDELIDLLKISSDCELDFSSLDNKELGDILISGLTIVEAKQKKILKKYILGDEEDLCIKPLVNIMFTRDPGMVMGDVYIQSKMRWESRRREPEILSKIVKPEKIIKAEKGYFEGGDFMPIGYGKLLMGFGTRSSALGLNDVLPKLTSEGVMDEAVLVRLETPELHPNKGIGHLDTVMGVPSKDVIIYYSYLDKMKVYKYKNGEITRDQRPLKEVLKDYLGDLRVVTIGNGEYYTEEREHWLLASNIIVVDKNTIVAYEHNRITNKLLTEVGIKIITFKGNEIIKEGGERSGPRCMTLPILKV; encoded by the coding sequence ATGGTACTATTAGAAGCGGAATTCTCTCCGCTCAAAAAAGTAGTTGTATCCACTCCGGGTAAAGAAAAAGAAAGGCTAACACCAAAGAATTTAAATGAATTACAATATGCAGAAATTCCAGATCCAGTAGAGTTAAAAGTTGAACACGATGAATTTAAGGAAAAACTAAGAAATGCTGGAGCAGAAGTTCTAGATGTAAGAGAACTAATAAATAACTTAAGCAAAGATGAACTTATAGACTTACTAAAAATATCCTCTGATTGCGAATTAGACTTTAGTTCTTTAGATAATAAAGAGCTAGGAGATATATTGATTTCTGGCTTAACTATAGTAGAAGCTAAGCAGAAGAAAATTTTAAAGAAATACATTTTAGGTGATGAAGAGGATTTGTGCATTAAGCCTTTAGTAAATATTATGTTTACTAGAGATCCAGGTATGGTAATGGGAGACGTTTATATTCAAAGTAAAATGAGATGGGAATCTAGGAGGAGAGAACCAGAAATTTTATCTAAAATTGTGAAACCTGAAAAAATAATTAAGGCGGAAAAAGGCTACTTTGAAGGAGGCGATTTTATGCCTATAGGATATGGAAAGTTATTAATGGGATTTGGGACTAGATCCAGTGCTTTAGGTTTAAATGACGTTTTACCAAAACTAACTTCAGAAGGAGTTATGGATGAAGCAGTTCTTGTTAGACTAGAAACTCCAGAATTACATCCTAATAAGGGTATAGGACATCTAGATACTGTAATGGGAGTACCTTCAAAAGATGTTATTATCTACTATTCTTACTTAGATAAAATGAAAGTGTATAAATATAAAAATGGAGAAATAACTAGAGATCAAAGACCTCTTAAAGAAGTTTTAAAAGATTATTTAGGTGATCTAAGAGTAGTAACAATCGGAAACGGAGAGTACTACACTGAAGAAAGAGAACATTGGTTATTAGCTAGTAATATAATAGTTGTAGATAAAAATACAATAGTAGCTTATGAACATAATAGAATTACAAATAAACTATTAACAGAAGTTGGAATAAAGATAATAACATTTAAGGGAAACGAAATAATAAAGGAAGGAGGAGAAAGAAGTGGTCCAAGATGCATGACACTTCCCATACTGAAAGTCTAA
- a CDS encoding arylmalonate decarboxylase → MKRIGLIVVDNNGGSEYDFWKMSPKGVGIFTTRMKMRESISPFLHEPKDIEEFKKELYEEASKIADLVDVIVYQRTFGTHKNIQIIRDILSSFNKPYVIAEESAIKIFKELEINKIWIFTPYGLERTLEEVDYFKDNGFDVTGYTYLGLKNGLEYSNVDYRTIFLSLLKSKVSKESEAIYLHCTNIVTYNAIKSLSRTYGIPILSENSASLILALRELELKEEKRKSIQDIR, encoded by the coding sequence ATGAAAAGGATAGGCCTAATAGTAGTAGATAATAATGGTGGAAGTGAATACGACTTTTGGAAAATGTCTCCTAAAGGAGTTGGAATTTTTACAACTAGAATGAAAATGAGAGAAAGCATTTCCCCATTTCTTCATGAACCTAAAGATATTGAAGAATTTAAGAAAGAACTCTATGAAGAAGCATCAAAGATTGCTGATTTAGTTGATGTAATAGTTTACCAACGAACTTTTGGAACTCATAAAAATATTCAGATAATAAGAGATATTCTTTCTAGTTTTAACAAGCCTTATGTAATAGCTGAAGAATCTGCGATTAAAATTTTCAAGGAGTTAGAAATAAATAAAATATGGATATTCACACCATATGGTTTAGAAAGAACTTTAGAAGAAGTAGATTATTTTAAAGATAATGGGTTTGACGTTACAGGATACACCTATCTTGGATTAAAAAATGGATTAGAATACAGTAATGTAGATTACAGAACTATTTTTCTTTCCTTGTTAAAAAGTAAAGTAAGTAAAGAAAGCGAAGCTATTTACTTACATTGTACAAATATAGTAACTTATAATGCAATAAAGAGCTTATCTAGAACTTACGGAATTCCTATTTTATCAGAGAATTCTGCTAGCCTTATTTTAGCTTTAAGAGAATTAGAACTAAAAGAAGAAAAAAGGAAAAGTATACAAGATATAAGATAA
- the cynS gene encoding cyanase: MIDKSELRNILLKKKREKGLTWEEIGKYLGRDKVYSAMLLYGYAQANEEEADNVIKLFDLSKDYKEILMDAPLRTLAQPWPPTDPFIYRLYEGVMLYGPAIKDVAHEMFGDGIMSMIDVRINLDKVIENNYPRMILTFNGKWLYYSKW; this comes from the coding sequence ATGATTGATAAATCTGAATTAAGAAATATATTATTAAAAAAGAAAAGAGAAAAGGGACTAACATGGGAAGAAATTGGAAAATATTTAGGTAGAGATAAGGTGTATTCTGCAATGTTACTGTATGGTTATGCTCAAGCTAACGAAGAAGAAGCTGATAATGTTATTAAGTTATTTGACTTATCGAAAGACTATAAAGAGATATTAATGGATGCGCCATTAAGAACACTTGCACAACCTTGGCCTCCTACTGACCCATTTATTTATAGACTTTACGAAGGAGTTATGCTATATGGCCCAGCAATTAAGGATGTGGCGCATGAAATGTTTGGAGACGGAATAATGAGCATGATAGATGTTAGAATTAATTTAGATAAGGTAATAGAAAATAATTATCCTAGAATGATTTTAACGTTTAATGGTAAATGGCTGTATTATAGTAAATGGTAA
- a CDS encoding amidohydrolase family protein, translating into MLIKNAKVNEKIVSICIENGKISCLNCECPTDEVIDAENHLVIPPYFNMHFHLDSVFLPISNKSGTLWEGIQIWKEVKGKLSEEDVIKRALTAVKLMVSQGTLWIKTHVDVTEKSLTLLKALLKVKEMTKDIVEIQITAFPQDGIYTEKGNDELLRKAIEQGADNVGLIPHNEITREDGVKSIKFAFDLAKEYNKDIDGHIDETDDPNSRFLEVLAKYSLEYNWNRVTAGHVTAMHSWDSAYRFRILPIVAKAGITVVPNPLINAMLQGRFDNYPKRRGMAPIKEMIKFGVNVALGHDCIMDPWYPLGIGSMPQVLFMAIHLDQMSTLEDLQNSINLITYNSAKAWRVKNYGIKEGYPANLLITNDDDIIDLLRFLDPPAYVIRNGKIIAKDGKEILFNGKWEKVKRKPE; encoded by the coding sequence ATGCTAATAAAAAACGCTAAAGTCAACGAAAAAATAGTTTCCATATGTATTGAAAATGGGAAAATTTCATGTTTAAACTGCGAATGTCCAACTGACGAAGTCATAGATGCTGAAAATCATTTAGTTATACCACCTTATTTTAATATGCACTTTCATTTAGATAGCGTATTTTTGCCTATATCAAATAAGTCAGGGACATTATGGGAAGGAATACAAATATGGAAAGAAGTTAAAGGAAAGCTGTCAGAAGAAGACGTAATTAAAAGAGCATTAACTGCCGTAAAATTAATGGTATCTCAAGGCACTTTATGGATAAAAACTCACGTAGATGTAACAGAAAAATCCTTAACTTTATTGAAAGCTTTATTGAAAGTAAAAGAAATGACAAAAGACATAGTTGAAATACAGATTACTGCATTCCCACAAGACGGAATATATACTGAAAAAGGTAATGATGAGTTACTTAGAAAAGCTATAGAACAAGGAGCAGATAATGTAGGATTAATACCTCATAATGAAATAACTAGAGAAGATGGAGTTAAATCAATAAAATTTGCGTTTGATTTAGCAAAAGAATATAACAAAGATATAGATGGACACATTGATGAGACTGATGATCCTAATTCTAGATTTTTAGAAGTTTTAGCTAAATACTCCCTAGAATATAATTGGAATAGAGTCACTGCTGGACATGTAACTGCTATGCATAGTTGGGATTCAGCTTACAGATTCAGAATTCTTCCTATTGTTGCTAAAGCTGGAATTACTGTAGTTCCTAATCCTCTAATAAATGCTATGCTTCAGGGAAGGTTCGATAACTATCCTAAAAGGAGAGGAATGGCTCCAATTAAGGAAATGATTAAATTTGGAGTTAATGTGGCTTTAGGTCATGATTGTATTATGGATCCTTGGTATCCTTTAGGAATTGGAAGTATGCCTCAAGTCCTTTTCATGGCTATCCATTTAGATCAAATGAGCACTCTAGAAGATTTACAAAATTCTATAAATTTAATAACTTATAATTCAGCAAAAGCCTGGAGGGTTAAAAATTATGGTATAAAAGAAGGATATCCTGCAAACTTACTCATAACTAATGATGACGATATAATAGATTTGCTAAGATTTTTAGATCCTCCAGCTTACGTAATAAGAAATGGTAAAATAATAGCCAAAGATGGTAAGGAAATATTATTTAATGGCAAATGGGAAAAAGTTAAGAGAAAGCCAGAGTAA
- a CDS encoding PLP-dependent aminotransferase family protein, which produces MYNLFSKYADNLKLSELLRYFKIISKNPNIINFVNGLPDPRTVPINEITEITNQIIKEYSVRAFQYSITCGIKELKDQILEFVKNRGIYDISENNICITVGSQEALYMLFSIFINPGDNIAIENPTYISALETLRTLNPNFNGINITPKGYEIDDLRKSNAKLLYTVPSAQNPSGYTLNINERKKIIEIAHENNTIIIEDDTYGFLLFDDYVPAIKALDDEDKVIYVGSMSKVFSSGLRIGWIIANEKVIEKIEALKQNINAHSPTLNQLITAEAIRTGIIDKNIAYTKSLYKMKSNLMKNEIIKNLGDKVDFISPTGGMFFFLWTKNLDTEKLLEKAIKNNVAYLPGKYFYHDLSGYNTIRLSYSYPRENEIIEGIKRLGEIIS; this is translated from the coding sequence TTGTATAATTTATTCTCTAAATATGCTGATAATCTTAAGTTATCTGAATTATTACGATATTTTAAAATTATTTCTAAGAATCCCAATATAATAAACTTTGTCAATGGATTACCAGACCCTAGAACAGTACCAATTAATGAAATAACTGAAATTACAAATCAGATCATAAAGGAATATTCAGTTAGAGCGTTCCAATATAGTATTACGTGTGGCATAAAAGAATTAAAAGATCAAATCTTAGAATTTGTAAAAAATAGAGGAATATATGACATAAGTGAAAATAACATTTGTATAACAGTAGGAAGTCAAGAAGCACTTTATATGCTCTTTTCCATTTTTATAAATCCAGGAGATAATATAGCAATTGAAAACCCAACATATATATCTGCATTAGAAACTTTAAGAACACTAAATCCAAACTTCAATGGAATAAACATTACACCTAAAGGGTATGAAATAGATGACCTAAGAAAAAGTAATGCTAAACTTCTCTATACAGTTCCATCAGCACAAAATCCATCTGGATACACGCTAAACATAAATGAGCGTAAAAAAATAATAGAAATAGCTCATGAAAATAATACTATCATAATAGAAGATGACACATATGGTTTTCTCTTATTTGATGATTATGTTCCAGCAATAAAAGCCCTAGACGACGAAGATAAAGTAATTTACGTAGGAAGTATGAGCAAAGTATTTTCTTCAGGCCTTAGAATCGGATGGATAATAGCTAATGAGAAAGTTATAGAAAAAATAGAAGCACTAAAACAAAATATTAACGCGCATTCACCTACATTAAACCAATTAATAACAGCAGAAGCTATAAGGACAGGAATTATAGATAAAAATATAGCATATACTAAATCTTTATATAAAATGAAAAGCAATTTAATGAAAAACGAAATTATTAAAAACTTAGGGGATAAAGTAGATTTTATTTCTCCTACGGGAGGAATGTTTTTCTTCTTATGGACTAAAAATCTTGATACAGAAAAATTATTAGAGAAAGCAATAAAAAATAATGTTGCATATCTACCAGGCAAATATTTTTATCATGATCTATCTGGATATAATACTATAAGATTAAGCTATAGCTATCCAAGAGAAAATGAAATAATAGAGGGGATAAAAAGACTAGGTGAAATAATATCTTGA
- a CDS encoding carbon-nitrogen hydrolase family protein, producing MILSTVQLTTSVNKDENLRKIQQYIEKAKTANSDIVIFPEASMFFSPPEESREVLYKKAEDLNGPWLTQIKKTAKENEINVILGIYEKSDNKKVYLTAVLIDKEGEIKYAYRKTHLYDAFNFMESERIEPGKDYYTPITINEFNIGILLCYELRFPEIARTYALKGADLLIVPAAWVKGYLKEDHLLTLAKARALENTSYLALSSQIGNIFTGYSMIIDPLGIPISRSTEKEGIITAEIDKERIKEVRATLPVLYQRREDLYFR from the coding sequence ATGATCTTATCAACAGTTCAATTAACAACAAGCGTAAATAAAGATGAAAATTTAAGAAAAATACAACAATACATAGAAAAAGCTAAGACTGCTAATTCAGATATTGTAATATTTCCAGAAGCAAGTATGTTTTTTTCTCCTCCAGAAGAATCAAGAGAAGTATTATATAAAAAAGCAGAAGATCTGAATGGTCCGTGGTTAACTCAAATCAAAAAAACTGCTAAAGAAAATGAAATAAATGTTATCTTAGGTATTTATGAGAAAAGTGATAATAAAAAAGTATATTTAACTGCTGTTCTTATAGATAAGGAAGGAGAGATAAAATACGCATATAGAAAAACTCACTTATATGACGCTTTTAACTTTATGGAATCAGAAAGAATAGAACCAGGTAAAGATTACTATACTCCAATAACAATTAATGAGTTTAACATTGGAATACTTTTATGTTATGAACTAAGATTCCCAGAAATAGCTAGGACATATGCGTTAAAAGGCGCGGATTTATTAATTGTCCCTGCTGCCTGGGTAAAAGGATATTTAAAAGAGGACCATTTATTGACACTTGCTAAGGCTAGAGCATTAGAAAATACTAGCTATTTAGCATTATCTTCTCAGATAGGAAATATATTTACCGGATATAGTATGATAATAGATCCGCTAGGAATACCGATTTCAAGATCTACAGAAAAGGAAGGTATAATAACAGCAGAAATAGATAAAGAAAGAATAAAAGAAGTTAGAGCTACTCTTCCAGTACTATACCAAAGAAGAGAAGACTTGTACTTTAGGTGA
- a CDS encoding MFS transporter: MTNLRTIVLSSMIGNIIEWYDVFIFSTGALYIAKAFLPSKITPTIALLDVFLILALGFITRPLGAFIFGNFGDKLGRKRMLIVTLSLTGASSGLVGVLPTYLDFGFISLILLSILRILLGIGLGGEWGGGLLLIAENIQHKNPFYISFFQSSVSIGLIIGSLVFFALEAILPQSEMYVFGWRIAFLISFLLLVIGLIIRLKVGETEMFKRIEEKKEILQKPGFNLFKNHFKSVILGILIVGGLAIYFIGSVSIPNIYEFDKIVSASEYFYGIMIFGIIDILFVFIGGIFSLTWKRIITLTILGNIIGILVLYPAFLLKSPSDYFLFQALLGISHGIMYSPVAVILVKLFPTNVRYSGISASYQFAGAFLGGIEPYVITWLSTFNYLLYPIYQILLCAFSIAVSMIIYKYNLAKYLESER; encoded by the coding sequence ATGACTAATTTAAGAACTATTGTTTTAAGCTCTATGATAGGTAATATAATAGAATGGTACGATGTTTTTATATTCTCGACAGGAGCTTTATATATAGCTAAGGCTTTTTTACCTTCCAAAATAACTCCTACAATAGCACTACTAGATGTTTTTCTTATTTTAGCTCTAGGATTTATTACTAGACCCCTAGGAGCATTCATATTCGGCAACTTTGGTGACAAATTAGGTCGAAAGAGAATGCTAATAGTAACTTTATCTTTGACTGGAGCCTCAAGCGGACTAGTAGGAGTATTGCCTACTTACTTAGATTTTGGATTTATATCTTTAATATTATTATCAATTTTAAGAATATTACTAGGCATAGGTTTAGGGGGAGAATGGGGAGGAGGACTACTACTTATAGCAGAAAATATTCAGCATAAGAATCCATTTTATATCTCCTTTTTTCAATCATCTGTAAGTATAGGTTTAATAATAGGGTCTTTAGTGTTTTTTGCACTAGAAGCCATACTTCCACAATCTGAAATGTATGTTTTTGGATGGAGAATAGCCTTTCTAATATCATTCTTACTTTTAGTTATAGGTTTAATAATAAGATTAAAGGTAGGAGAAACTGAAATGTTTAAGAGAATAGAAGAAAAAAAGGAAATATTACAAAAACCAGGATTTAACTTGTTTAAAAATCATTTTAAAAGCGTAATTCTTGGAATCTTAATTGTAGGTGGTTTGGCTATATATTTTATAGGTTCAGTAAGCATTCCAAATATCTACGAGTTCGATAAAATAGTCTCAGCTTCTGAATATTTTTATGGTATAATGATTTTTGGAATAATTGATATATTGTTCGTTTTTATTGGTGGCATTTTTTCTTTAACCTGGAAAAGGATAATAACATTAACCATTCTAGGCAATATAATTGGTATATTAGTTCTTTATCCAGCATTTTTATTAAAATCTCCTTCAGATTATTTTTTATTTCAAGCATTATTAGGTATTTCTCATGGTATAATGTATTCTCCAGTAGCTGTGATCTTAGTTAAACTATTTCCCACAAATGTGAGATACAGTGGAATTTCTGCATCGTATCAATTTGCTGGTGCTTTTTTAGGAGGAATAGAACCATATGTAATTACATGGTTAAGTACATTTAACTATTTGCTTTATCCAATATACCAAATTTTATTATGTGCATTTTCAATAGCAGTTTCTATGATAATATATAAATATAATCTAGCAAAGTATCTTGAATCAGAGAGGTAG
- a CDS encoding DUF4286 family protein — MKGIYVVRVDVLDNNIENNFNKWYSYVHLPDLMKIKYLETSRRFFSTTSIPKYLSLYEFPDKEKLIEGKNSEEMKYVRSDTIKRWNGKLSKGERYYTTVEEIITGDDKISDSNKIFVSYEDNKILKSILNIILSNSEKLERCIKLNVFDKEPEDLPKYILLCDTKDKNENKILEMLKNIDGIKGLGFYEPIISYYKITYNDTLY; from the coding sequence ATGAAAGGAATTTACGTAGTTAGGGTAGACGTATTAGATAATAATATAGAAAATAATTTCAATAAATGGTATAGCTATGTTCATTTACCAGACTTAATGAAGATAAAATATTTAGAAACTTCTAGAAGATTCTTCAGCACTACTAGTATTCCTAAGTATCTATCATTATATGAATTTCCAGACAAAGAAAAACTAATAGAAGGTAAGAATAGTGAAGAAATGAAATACGTAAGATCAGATACTATAAAGCGTTGGAATGGCAAATTATCCAAAGGTGAGAGATATTACACAACAGTAGAAGAAATTATTACAGGAGACGATAAAATTTCGGATAGTAATAAGATATTTGTCTCTTATGAAGATAATAAGATATTAAAGAGTATTCTAAATATTATATTATCAAATTCAGAAAAATTAGAAAGATGTATTAAACTTAATGTCTTCGATAAGGAACCAGAAGATCTTCCAAAATATATATTGCTTTGTGATACTAAAGATAAAAATGAGAATAAAATTCTTGAAATGCTAAAGAATATAGATGGAATAAAAGGTTTAGGATTCTATGAACCTATAATCTCATATTATAAGATAACTTATAATGATACCTTATACTAA